From a region of the Castor canadensis chromosome 7, mCasCan1.hap1v2, whole genome shotgun sequence genome:
- the Habp2 gene encoding hyaluronan-binding protein 2 isoform X2, with translation MSGLHVLLLIVLVGKSANGFSLSFLDPPDPDPCQSNPCEHGGDCVISGETFMCSCPAPFSGNRCQTVQNKCKSNPCGRGECLITQSPPYYRCVCKYPYSGPDCSRVLTVCRPNPCLNGGTCSRTKRRSKFSCSCPDQFRGRLCEIGPDDCYVGDGYSYRGKVSRTVNQNPCLYWNSHLLLQENYNMFMEDAEAHGIGEHNFCRNPDGDQKPWCFTRVNSERVKWDYCDASVCSAPDVVNPEESTVEPPIQIPGFESCGRTETAERKVKRIYGGFKSTAGKHPWQVSLQTSMTMTISMPQGHFCGGSLIHPCWVLTAAHCTDIKAKHIKVVLGDQDLKKTEFHEQSFRVEKILKYSQYNERDEIPHNDIALLKLKPVDGHCALESKYVKTVCLPDDPFPSGTECHISGWGVTETGEGSRQLLDAKVKLITNTLCNSRQLYDHMIDDSMICAGNLQKPGQDTCQGDSGGPLTCEKDGTYYVYGIVSWGQECGKKPGVYTQVTKFLNWIKTTIQKEAGF, from the exons ttctccCTGTCCTTCCTGGACCCTCCGGACCCAG ATCCATGCCAGTCCAACCCTTGTGAACATGGTGGTGACTGTGTCATCAGTGGGGAAACCTTCATGTGCAGCTGCCCAGCCCCCTTCTCTGGGAACAGGTGTCAGACTG TGCAAAACAAGTGCAAGAGCAACCCATGTGGCCGGGGTGAATGTCTCATTACCCAGAGTCCTCCCTACTACCGCTGTGTCTGTAAATACCCTTACTCGGGGCCAGACTGCTCCAGAG tgctTACTGTGTGCAGGCCAAACCCTTGCCTGAATGGTGGCACCTGCTCCCGGACTAAGCGGAGGTCCAAGTTCAGCTGTTCCTGTCCCGACCAGTTTAGGGGGAGACTCTGCGAAATAG GTCCTGACGACTGCTATGTTGGTGATGGTTACTCTTACCGAGGCAAAGTGAGTAGGACAGTCAACCAGAACCCATGCCTTTACTGGAACTCCCACCTCCTCTTGCAGGAGAATTACAACATGTTTATGGAGGATGCTGAGGCCCACGGGATTGGAGAACACAACTTCTGCAG aaACCCAGATGGAGACCAAAAGCCCTGGTGCTTTACTAGAGTTAACAGTGAGAGGGTGAAGTGGGATTACTGTGATGCCTCAGTGTGCTCAGCCCCAG ACGTCGTCAATCCAGAGGAAAGCACTGTGGAACCCCCGATCCAGATCCCGGGGTTTGAGTCCTGCGGGAGGACTGAGACAGCTGAGCGGAAGGTCAAGAGGATCTATGGAGGCTTTAAGAGCACAGCGGGCAAGCACCCATGGCAGGTGTCCCTGCAGACCTCGATGACAATGACCATTTCCATGCCCCAAGGACACTTCTGTGGGGGATCACTGATCCATCCCTGCTGGGTGCTCACTGCTGCCCACTGCACCGA CATAAAAGCCAAACATATAAAAGTTGTGCTAGGGGACCAAGACCTGAAGAAGACAGAATTCCATGAGCAGAGCTTCAGGGTGGAGAAGATACTCAAGTACAGCCAGTACAATGAAAGAGACGAGATTCCCCACAATGACATTG CTTTGCTCAAGTTAAAACCAGTCGATGGTCACTGTGCCCTGGAATCCAAATATGTGAAGACTGTATGTTTGCCCGATGACCCCTTTCCCTCTGGGACTGAGTGCCACATCTCTGGCTGGGGTGTGACAGAAACAG GGGAAGGCTCTCGCCAGCTCTTAGATGCCAAAGTCAAGCTGATCACCAACACTTTGTGCAACTCCCGCCAGCTCTATGACCACATGATCGATGACAGTATGATTTGTGCAGGAAACCTTCAGAAGCCTGGACAAGACACCTGCCAG GGTGACTCCGGAGGCCCTCTGACCTGTGAGAAGGACGGTACCTACTATGTCTATGGAATTGTGAGCTGGGGTCAGGAATGTGGGAAGAAGCCAGGGGTCTACACCCAAGTTACCAAGTTCCTGAATTGGATCAAAACCACCATCCAAAAGGAGGCTGGCTTCTGA
- the Habp2 gene encoding hyaluronan-binding protein 2 isoform X1, which produces MSGLHVLLLIVLVGKSANGFSLSFLDPPDPDWTPDYYYYSNEHSNTEESSTGTPIFPENPDWYYADDDPCQSNPCEHGGDCVISGETFMCSCPAPFSGNRCQTVQNKCKSNPCGRGECLITQSPPYYRCVCKYPYSGPDCSRVLTVCRPNPCLNGGTCSRTKRRSKFSCSCPDQFRGRLCEIGPDDCYVGDGYSYRGKVSRTVNQNPCLYWNSHLLLQENYNMFMEDAEAHGIGEHNFCRNPDGDQKPWCFTRVNSERVKWDYCDASVCSAPDVVNPEESTVEPPIQIPGFESCGRTETAERKVKRIYGGFKSTAGKHPWQVSLQTSMTMTISMPQGHFCGGSLIHPCWVLTAAHCTDIKAKHIKVVLGDQDLKKTEFHEQSFRVEKILKYSQYNERDEIPHNDIALLKLKPVDGHCALESKYVKTVCLPDDPFPSGTECHISGWGVTETGEGSRQLLDAKVKLITNTLCNSRQLYDHMIDDSMICAGNLQKPGQDTCQGDSGGPLTCEKDGTYYVYGIVSWGQECGKKPGVYTQVTKFLNWIKTTIQKEAGF; this is translated from the exons ttctccCTGTCCTTCCTGGACCCTCCGGACCCAG ACTGGACTCCCGACTACTATTACTATAGCAACGAGCATTCCAACACAGAGGAAAGCTCCACTGGTACACCGATCTTCCCTGAGAACCCTGACTGGTACTATGCAGATGATG ATCCATGCCAGTCCAACCCTTGTGAACATGGTGGTGACTGTGTCATCAGTGGGGAAACCTTCATGTGCAGCTGCCCAGCCCCCTTCTCTGGGAACAGGTGTCAGACTG TGCAAAACAAGTGCAAGAGCAACCCATGTGGCCGGGGTGAATGTCTCATTACCCAGAGTCCTCCCTACTACCGCTGTGTCTGTAAATACCCTTACTCGGGGCCAGACTGCTCCAGAG tgctTACTGTGTGCAGGCCAAACCCTTGCCTGAATGGTGGCACCTGCTCCCGGACTAAGCGGAGGTCCAAGTTCAGCTGTTCCTGTCCCGACCAGTTTAGGGGGAGACTCTGCGAAATAG GTCCTGACGACTGCTATGTTGGTGATGGTTACTCTTACCGAGGCAAAGTGAGTAGGACAGTCAACCAGAACCCATGCCTTTACTGGAACTCCCACCTCCTCTTGCAGGAGAATTACAACATGTTTATGGAGGATGCTGAGGCCCACGGGATTGGAGAACACAACTTCTGCAG aaACCCAGATGGAGACCAAAAGCCCTGGTGCTTTACTAGAGTTAACAGTGAGAGGGTGAAGTGGGATTACTGTGATGCCTCAGTGTGCTCAGCCCCAG ACGTCGTCAATCCAGAGGAAAGCACTGTGGAACCCCCGATCCAGATCCCGGGGTTTGAGTCCTGCGGGAGGACTGAGACAGCTGAGCGGAAGGTCAAGAGGATCTATGGAGGCTTTAAGAGCACAGCGGGCAAGCACCCATGGCAGGTGTCCCTGCAGACCTCGATGACAATGACCATTTCCATGCCCCAAGGACACTTCTGTGGGGGATCACTGATCCATCCCTGCTGGGTGCTCACTGCTGCCCACTGCACCGA CATAAAAGCCAAACATATAAAAGTTGTGCTAGGGGACCAAGACCTGAAGAAGACAGAATTCCATGAGCAGAGCTTCAGGGTGGAGAAGATACTCAAGTACAGCCAGTACAATGAAAGAGACGAGATTCCCCACAATGACATTG CTTTGCTCAAGTTAAAACCAGTCGATGGTCACTGTGCCCTGGAATCCAAATATGTGAAGACTGTATGTTTGCCCGATGACCCCTTTCCCTCTGGGACTGAGTGCCACATCTCTGGCTGGGGTGTGACAGAAACAG GGGAAGGCTCTCGCCAGCTCTTAGATGCCAAAGTCAAGCTGATCACCAACACTTTGTGCAACTCCCGCCAGCTCTATGACCACATGATCGATGACAGTATGATTTGTGCAGGAAACCTTCAGAAGCCTGGACAAGACACCTGCCAG GGTGACTCCGGAGGCCCTCTGACCTGTGAGAAGGACGGTACCTACTATGTCTATGGAATTGTGAGCTGGGGTCAGGAATGTGGGAAGAAGCCAGGGGTCTACACCCAAGTTACCAAGTTCCTGAATTGGATCAAAACCACCATCCAAAAGGAGGCTGGCTTCTGA